In Candidatus Methylomirabilota bacterium, the genomic stretch TGGCGCCGGGGAAGACGGCGCTGGTCGTGGTGGACATGCAGCGCGGCTTTCTCGACCCGGGCGTGGCGATGGAAGTGCCGCCCGCCCGTGACATCATTCCCCGGATCCGCACCCTCCTCGACCTCTTCCGCGAGAAACGCCTGCCCGTCGTCTTCACAGAGTTCACCTATTCCGAGCGGGCGTCTCTCCTGGTGGGCGAGCTGCATCCCGAGCATCGCAAGGCCGCCCCGGGCGCTCCTCGCGGGTTCGGCATGCCTTCGTCCTCCTGCCTCGAGGGCGAGGCCAATCTCCGCGTCGTGCCCGAGCTCCAGCCCCGCCCGGACGAGCTGGTCGTGACCAAGTTCCACTACGACGGCTTCAACGGGACGCCGCTGGACGCTGCGCTCCGCGCCCGCGGCGTCACCCATCTGGTGCTCACGGGCACGATGACAGACATCTGCGTGCTGGCAACGGCAGTCGGGGGCATGAACCGCGAGTACCGCATGACGGTCGTCGAGGACGGGACGGCCACCCTTTGGCCCGAGATCCAGCGCGCCACCCTCGACATCATCCGCCGCGCCTATGGCCGCGTCCTCACCACCAAGCAGATCGCCGACGAGATCTGCCGGTGGTAGCGCGAGGCGCAGCCGCAGGCGAGCCGAGCAACTCACGTGGTAGCGTCGGCTCCCGGGGCATGGTAATTTCGTGGCCATGAACAACGGCTACCGCTTCTCGGGATGCATCCCGGCGAACCTGCTTCCCTTCACCGCCGACCTCGCCATCGACGTGGCGGCCTACAAGAAGCACCTGCGCTGGCTGGCGGACACGAAGGGCGTGACGGCCATCGTGGCGAACGGCCATGCGGCCGAGGTGTCTTCGCTCTCCCGCGAGGAGCGCAAGCGGGCGCTGGCCTTAGCAATCGAAGAAGTGGGCGGCAAGGTGCCGATCATCGCGGGCGTCTACTCGGACGGCACGCACGAGGCGATCGAGCTGGCGCGCGACGCCAAGGCCGCGGGCGCCTCGGGGCTCCTCATCTTCCCGCCGACCATCTTCATGTGGGGCGCCCAGGTAAAGCCCGACATGGCCCTGCGCCACTTCTCGATGCTGGCGGACGGCGTGGACCTGCCGCTCATCGTCTTCGAGTACCCGCCCACCTCGGGCATGGGCTACTCACCCGAGACGCTCGGCGAGCTCTGCAAGATCCCGAGTGTCGTGGGCGTCAAGGACTGGTCCAACGACATCGTCGCCTACGAGAAGAACCTGCGCGCGCTCCGGGCCTCGGGGCGCCCCGTCGCGATGCTGTCGTCCTTCACGATGTCGTTGATGGCGAGCTTCTGCCTGGGTGCCGACGGGTGCATCTCGGGCATGGGCAGCGTCGCGGCCGACCTCCAGGCCGAGCTCTTCACCGCCGTGAAGGCGGG encodes the following:
- a CDS encoding isochorismatase family cysteine hydrolase — encoded protein: MDRAEAFEAALRLAPGKTALVVVDMQRGFLDPGVAMEVPPARDIIPRIRTLLDLFREKRLPVVFTEFTYSERASLLVGELHPEHRKAAPGAPRGFGMPSSSCLEGEANLRVVPELQPRPDELVVTKFHYDGFNGTPLDAALRARGVTHLVLTGTMTDICVLATAVGGMNREYRMTVVEDGTATLWPEIQRATLDIIRRAYGRVLTTKQIADEICRW
- a CDS encoding dihydrodipicolinate synthase family protein, whose translation is MNNGYRFSGCIPANLLPFTADLAIDVAAYKKHLRWLADTKGVTAIVANGHAAEVSSLSREERKRALALAIEEVGGKVPIIAGVYSDGTHEAIELARDAKAAGASGLLIFPPTIFMWGAQVKPDMALRHFSMLADGVDLPLIVFEYPPTSGMGYSPETLGELCKIPSVVGVKDWSNDIVAYEKNLRALRASGRPVAMLSSFTMSLMASFCLGADGCISGMGSVAADLQAELFTAVKAGDLVRAHRANERLAPLVSVFYAPPFVDMHNRMKEALVLLGRIPAAHVRPPLTPVSDDERHRIRLALRASGLSA